From the genome of Fervidobacterium thailandense, one region includes:
- the nadD gene encoding nicotinate (nicotinamide) nucleotide adenylyltransferase — MEILSGLKALSSFSRSNRALIFGGSFNPPHVGHVIILNYAIEDFDGDVFILPTHVPPHKVVDVPYEKRFQWARETFKVLRYPKLYLYDLEPHIQGVNYAIKNVEHFLSYYKEIVLLVGEDALGNIERWYEYERLLSLCRFLVYPRTRDGSLFARGKMILGELYDKSVVELNAPLIEISSSEIRERVRLGKSIVGMVPYDLLDDIESTLKNFYSGRSDGVDCE; from the coding sequence ATGGAGATACTGTCTGGATTGAAGGCGTTGAGTTCATTTTCAAGGAGTAACAGGGCCTTAATATTCGGGGGCTCCTTTAATCCCCCACATGTTGGACACGTTATCATCCTGAACTACGCGATAGAGGATTTCGATGGAGACGTTTTTATTTTACCAACGCACGTACCCCCTCACAAGGTGGTTGACGTGCCTTACGAGAAACGCTTCCAGTGGGCGAGGGAAACCTTCAAAGTACTCAGATACCCGAAACTTTATCTCTACGATCTGGAACCTCACATTCAGGGTGTGAATTACGCGATCAAGAATGTTGAACACTTCTTGAGCTACTATAAGGAGATCGTTTTGCTCGTCGGTGAGGATGCCCTCGGGAACATAGAAAGGTGGTACGAGTACGAAAGACTACTATCTCTGTGCCGATTTTTAGTCTATCCACGTACTAGGGATGGTTCCCTGTTTGCTCGGGGCAAGATGATTCTGGGAGAACTTTACGACAAATCCGTTGTGGAACTCAACGCCCCGCTGATTGAAATTTCTTCGTCGGAGATTCGAGAGCGTGTGAGGTTGGGAAAGTCGATCGTCGGTATGGTTCCGTACGATTTGCTGGATGATATAGAGAGTACGTTGAAGAACTTTTATTCAGGGCGTTCAGATGGGGTTGATTGTGAATGA
- the mnmE gene encoding tRNA uridine-5-carboxymethylaminomethyl(34) synthesis GTPase MnmE, whose product MRDTIVAIASPHGTGAISVVRLSGDEALQIVNRFLNKPISRPRYVHHRELFDTSGSLVDEVLVVYYKAPKSYTGEDMVEIYCHGGILVTQKVLDVMLAGGARLAKNGEFTKRAFLNGKIDLVKAEAVLQVIEAKSEKALKLALDNLKGKLSEEIEFFRRKLLDILAKIEVSIDYSDDVIVDDSEIRHDIVSLLEMLRSKIEMAGKGLHLSTGVTLAIVGKPNTGKSTLLNRLLNEDRAIVTDIPGTTRDVIRGEIKIGGVHFVISDTAGVRETEDVIEKIGIERTLREVQKSDVVIFLLDATTGFTEDDQYIYELIKETNHVVVWNKVDLASNVQRIGEDDVLISAKTGEGLRALEQKLLEKVRLIVEEGELSHVTSKRQLEYLKRVYANISNAYDQFKKGYPFDVISIDLRKALEEFDELLGRNYMEDLIDTIFSNFCVGK is encoded by the coding sequence TTGAGAGATACCATAGTTGCAATCGCAAGTCCTCATGGAACTGGTGCCATTAGTGTTGTGCGGTTAAGTGGGGATGAGGCACTTCAGATAGTGAATAGGTTTCTAAACAAGCCGATTTCAAGGCCGAGGTACGTCCATCACAGAGAACTATTCGATACGTCAGGTAGTCTTGTCGATGAAGTGCTGGTCGTTTACTATAAAGCTCCCAAAAGTTACACCGGGGAAGATATGGTGGAGATTTACTGCCATGGTGGCATACTCGTTACTCAAAAAGTTTTGGACGTTATGCTCGCCGGTGGTGCGAGACTTGCAAAGAACGGGGAGTTTACAAAACGCGCATTCCTGAACGGTAAGATCGACCTCGTTAAAGCGGAAGCTGTTTTGCAGGTAATAGAAGCTAAAAGTGAAAAGGCTTTAAAACTTGCGCTTGATAATCTGAAAGGTAAGCTTTCCGAAGAGATAGAGTTTTTCAGACGGAAACTTTTGGACATACTTGCCAAGATAGAGGTGTCGATCGATTATAGCGACGATGTGATTGTGGACGACTCGGAAATACGCCACGACATCGTCAGCTTACTCGAAATGCTTCGCTCGAAAATCGAGATGGCCGGGAAGGGGTTACACCTTTCCACGGGTGTTACCTTGGCGATCGTGGGAAAACCCAACACTGGAAAAAGCACACTCCTCAACCGTTTGCTCAACGAGGACAGGGCCATCGTTACCGACATTCCGGGCACAACACGAGATGTCATACGCGGCGAGATAAAGATAGGAGGGGTACACTTTGTTATTTCGGACACAGCCGGTGTACGAGAAACAGAAGATGTAATTGAGAAAATAGGTATTGAAAGAACGCTTCGTGAGGTTCAGAAATCAGACGTCGTGATCTTTTTGCTTGATGCGACGACGGGATTCACCGAGGACGATCAGTATATTTACGAGCTTATAAAGGAGACAAACCACGTGGTTGTTTGGAATAAGGTCGACCTGGCGAGCAACGTTCAACGCATCGGTGAAGATGATGTTTTGATCAGTGCCAAGACTGGCGAGGGGCTTAGAGCGTTAGAGCAGAAACTTCTTGAAAAAGTTCGATTAATCGTTGAGGAAGGCGAGTTATCCCACGTTACAAGCAAAAGACAGTTGGAATATCTCAAGAGGGTTTATGCAAACATCTCAAATGCGTACGACCAGTTCAAGAAGGGTTATCCCTTCGACGTCATTTCAATAGATCTAAGAAAAGCTCTTGAGGAATTCGACGAGCTCCTGGGAAGAAATTACATGGAAGATTTGATAGATACGATATTTTCAAACTTTTGTGTTGGGAAATAA
- a CDS encoding tRNA dihydrouridine synthase, which yields MNIFELPGRIGLAPMAGVTDFPFRRICFEFGAEFAFTEMISAKSVLMNLEINQQYLPRSEEKGKVIIQLFGSDPYEIAEAARMVEDQGLWVDLNAGCPVAKVVKRGAGSGLLRDLEHFRKVVRALRGAVKRCSVKTRLGWDKDEFEKIYSILVEEGVDVIFVHGRTAKQMYSGKAKWRIYNPGIVPLYISGDLYTVEDIKTALEESGATGAIVARGAIGNPWIFSGDRAPEPMERLVIIKRHLDYLHQEYGDYGAVVFRKFVAGYTKGLPHAREFREKVMKLRTVEEVKNEFEAYFRNFSNQATRFLDTGGMYDENIPG from the coding sequence ATGAACATTTTCGAACTGCCCGGTCGTATCGGTTTGGCACCGATGGCTGGAGTGACGGATTTTCCGTTCAGGAGGATCTGCTTTGAATTTGGTGCGGAGTTCGCGTTCACGGAGATGATCAGTGCCAAGAGTGTCTTGATGAACTTGGAGATCAACCAACAGTACCTGCCCAGATCCGAGGAAAAAGGTAAAGTGATAATCCAACTTTTCGGGAGTGATCCTTACGAAATTGCCGAAGCAGCCAGGATGGTTGAAGATCAAGGACTTTGGGTCGACTTGAACGCGGGATGTCCCGTTGCAAAAGTCGTAAAAAGAGGTGCTGGAAGTGGCTTACTACGGGATTTGGAGCACTTTAGAAAGGTTGTCAGAGCGTTGAGAGGAGCCGTGAAGAGGTGTTCGGTCAAGACGAGACTTGGATGGGATAAAGACGAGTTCGAGAAGATTTACAGTATCTTGGTAGAAGAAGGGGTGGACGTCATCTTCGTTCACGGCCGGACGGCAAAGCAAATGTACTCTGGGAAGGCGAAGTGGAGGATCTACAATCCCGGAATCGTACCGTTGTACATTAGTGGTGATCTGTACACGGTGGAGGACATTAAAACTGCCCTCGAAGAGTCAGGAGCGACAGGTGCTATCGTTGCACGCGGTGCGATTGGAAATCCGTGGATCTTTTCCGGCGATCGAGCGCCTGAACCGATGGAGAGATTGGTGATTATAAAGAGGCACCTGGATTATCTCCATCAGGAGTACGGCGATTACGGAGCAGTGGTGTTCAGAAAATTCGTAGCGGGTTACACGAAAGGATTGCCCCACGCGCGTGAATTTCGCGAGAAGGTGATGAAACTTCGGACTGTTGAAGAAGTTAAAAACGAGTTCGAAGCTTATTTCAGGAACTTTAGCAACCAAGCAACTCGTTTTCTTGACACGGGAGGAATGTACGATGAGAATATACCTGGTTAG
- a CDS encoding ABC transporter ATP-binding protein, translating to MAGGAVSIRGVDKYFGDFHVLKNINLEIKENEFFSILGPSGCGKTTLLRIIAGLEDVDSGDVLLDGKSIVHLPPNKRPVNTIFQNYALFPHLTVYENIAFPLRLKKLPEHEIKERVGWLLNLVRLEEHAKKKPHQLSGGQKQRVSLARALANEPRVLLLDEPVSALDAKLRQELLIELDNLHDKVGITFIYVTHDQAEAISISDHVAVMNNGEVVQYGTPFEIYESPANSFVATFIGETNLMKGDVVDLLSENYVVVEFPLLGQIICYRDKPVSVGETVLVTLRPEKIRITHNKPTFTDSTPVNLLHGRVDEAIYMGYQTKYFVRTDEGYILRVYKQHASYLLDEKIIQWKDEVFLFWNPDDSFIVEVERG from the coding sequence TTGGCCGGTGGAGCGGTTTCGATAAGAGGTGTTGATAAGTACTTTGGTGATTTCCACGTCTTGAAGAACATCAACCTGGAGATCAAAGAGAACGAATTTTTCTCCATCCTCGGACCATCCGGTTGTGGGAAGACGACGTTGTTGAGAATCATCGCTGGACTTGAAGATGTTGACAGCGGTGATGTGCTCCTCGATGGTAAGAGCATCGTGCACCTTCCTCCAAACAAGAGGCCGGTTAACACGATATTTCAGAATTACGCGCTCTTTCCGCACCTCACGGTGTACGAAAACATAGCGTTCCCACTTCGGCTAAAGAAACTCCCCGAGCACGAAATAAAGGAACGTGTAGGGTGGTTGCTCAATCTTGTTAGACTCGAGGAACACGCAAAGAAGAAGCCACACCAACTCTCCGGTGGTCAGAAGCAAAGGGTTTCGCTGGCACGTGCGCTCGCAAACGAACCGCGGGTACTCCTACTGGATGAACCAGTTAGCGCGCTGGATGCGAAACTGAGACAAGAGTTGCTCATAGAACTTGACAACCTGCACGACAAGGTCGGAATCACATTCATATACGTAACGCACGATCAAGCGGAAGCAATCAGCATATCCGATCATGTTGCTGTGATGAACAACGGGGAGGTTGTACAGTACGGGACACCGTTTGAGATTTACGAGAGTCCGGCGAACAGTTTCGTTGCTACCTTCATCGGTGAGACCAACCTTATGAAAGGTGATGTGGTCGATCTTCTTTCTGAAAATTACGTGGTTGTGGAATTTCCGTTACTCGGGCAGATAATTTGTTACAGGGACAAACCCGTTAGCGTTGGGGAGACGGTGCTCGTTACGTTGAGACCGGAAAAGATCCGTATAACCCACAACAAGCCCACCTTCACGGATTCAACGCCCGTAAACCTCCTGCACGGAAGGGTTGATGAGGCGATTTACATGGGTTACCAGACCAAATATTTTGTTAGAACAGATGAGGGTTATATCTTGAGGGTATACAAACAACACGCGAGTTACTTGCTCGACGAGAAGATAATCCAGTGGAAAGACGAGGTATTTCTCTTCTGGAACCCGGATGACAGCTTCATCGTGGAGGTTGAACGAGGTTGA
- a CDS encoding histidine phosphatase family protein has protein sequence MRIYLVRHASTPWNEQGLWQGVVDTELSERGILEAKRVAEFFKGRKIDLIVSSPMRRAFQTAQIIAQEIGYNGELMTDERLRECEIRLWNGMTTDELLKTYPKEFFEWFNNLDSNLDGVESLRSVQERMYEFVESLMLQFPIDDVIIVSHAIALRMLISRVLGITPPNHINFGLDNASVSILESNSKKLRVTLLNWKM, from the coding sequence ATGAGAATATACCTGGTTAGACACGCGAGTACACCATGGAACGAGCAAGGACTTTGGCAAGGTGTGGTTGACACCGAACTTTCGGAAAGAGGAATACTGGAAGCCAAACGAGTGGCGGAGTTTTTTAAAGGTCGGAAAATCGATTTGATCGTTTCCAGTCCGATGCGTCGAGCTTTTCAAACAGCACAAATCATAGCCCAAGAAATCGGTTATAACGGAGAATTAATGACGGACGAGCGTCTAAGAGAATGCGAGATTAGACTCTGGAATGGGATGACAACCGATGAATTGTTAAAGACGTATCCCAAGGAATTCTTTGAATGGTTCAACAACCTGGATTCGAACTTGGATGGCGTTGAATCACTAAGAAGTGTTCAAGAACGCATGTACGAATTTGTTGAATCTCTCATGCTTCAATTTCCGATCGATGATGTTATAATTGTTTCGCATGCGATAGCACTCAGGATGTTGATATCCAGGGTACTCGGTATCACGCCGCCGAATCATATCAATTTTGGTTTGGACAACGCATCCGTCTCGATCCTGGAGAGTAACTCCAAAAAGCTCAGGGTGACGTTACTTAACTGGAAAATGTAG
- a CDS encoding ABC transporter permease: protein MRKTSVINEGYRRYGLVYLLWLFVFFVVPVFSILTYSFLSRDYMGGVFFKFSLQGYRDVFVKSYLVVFIRTVLLSILAASISIILAIPVAYYISNHRWKNFLLLLVIIPFWTNSLIRIYAWIFILGNNGLINQFLLKIGLVDTYVQFMYNNFAVVLILVYTYLPFAILPLFSSIERLEKQLFEAAMDLGCTKRQVFFKVLLPNIKQGIISAFVFVFIPSIGTYAVPELVGGKNSRMIGNEIARQLTVAKNWPAAAAISSILLIITIAAVLLFMYGGERRETR, encoded by the coding sequence TTGAGAAAAACTTCCGTAATTAACGAAGGGTACAGAAGATATGGTCTGGTTTACTTATTATGGCTTTTCGTGTTCTTCGTTGTACCGGTATTTTCCATACTAACCTACAGCTTCCTCAGCCGTGACTACATGGGGGGCGTCTTTTTCAAGTTTTCACTCCAGGGTTACAGGGACGTATTCGTTAAGAGCTATCTCGTTGTTTTCATAAGGACCGTTTTGTTGTCCATTTTGGCGGCGAGTATTTCAATTATCTTGGCCATACCGGTGGCGTATTACATCTCAAATCACCGTTGGAAGAATTTCCTACTCCTTCTGGTCATCATTCCGTTCTGGACGAACTCACTTATACGCATTTACGCGTGGATTTTCATACTCGGAAACAACGGCCTGATCAATCAGTTCCTTCTCAAAATAGGTCTCGTTGATACGTACGTCCAGTTCATGTACAACAACTTCGCGGTCGTTCTGATACTCGTGTACACGTACCTACCTTTTGCGATACTCCCGCTTTTCTCGTCGATCGAACGTCTGGAGAAGCAGCTTTTCGAAGCGGCGATGGACTTGGGATGTACCAAACGACAGGTTTTCTTCAAGGTTCTGCTGCCTAATATAAAGCAAGGAATTATCTCCGCATTCGTGTTTGTCTTTATTCCTTCGATCGGTACTTACGCGGTTCCCGAACTTGTTGGTGGTAAAAACTCGAGGATGATCGGTAACGAAATTGCCAGACAGCTGACGGTTGCGAAGAATTGGCCCGCGGCAGCGGCCATATCTTCAATCTTGCTCATAATAACCATCGCAGCGGTACTCCTCTTCATGTATGGAGGCGAACGACGTGAAACCAGGTAA
- a CDS encoding ABC transporter permease — MKPGNFSKFVTIATLVFFYLPILVVVIFSFNSSKSPEWTGFSLKWYVQLFTSTRYLHIWRTFFNSILVGTTASLTAVVIGTFGAIAMYLGSPRFKKLMWTTTYIPFVIPDIIIGVSLLIFFVTIRLQLSLFTVYIAHVTFSIPYTMMIILTRLQDFDKTIIEAAYDLGATKSVVLRKIIVPIAMPGIVAAFFMAFTLSIDDFVITFFVAGPNATTLPLQIFSMIRFGISPVINAISSLLLLGTIFISFLLRRYVRYII, encoded by the coding sequence GTGAAACCAGGTAACTTCTCAAAGTTCGTTACGATCGCAACGTTGGTGTTCTTCTACCTACCGATATTGGTCGTCGTGATCTTTTCGTTCAACTCCTCAAAATCACCGGAGTGGACCGGATTCAGCTTAAAATGGTACGTTCAGCTCTTCACCTCAACCAGATACCTACACATTTGGAGGACGTTTTTTAATTCGATCCTTGTAGGTACCACGGCGAGTTTGACAGCTGTTGTCATAGGTACCTTCGGAGCCATTGCGATGTACCTTGGAAGTCCAAGATTCAAAAAACTCATGTGGACGACAACATACATTCCGTTCGTAATACCCGATATTATCATAGGTGTTTCGTTGTTGATCTTTTTCGTCACGATAAGGCTCCAGCTCAGTTTGTTTACCGTTTACATTGCGCATGTAACCTTCTCGATCCCGTACACGATGATGATCATCTTGACCAGGTTGCAGGACTTTGACAAAACCATAATCGAAGCCGCGTACGACCTTGGTGCGACAAAGTCCGTCGTCTTGAGGAAAATCATCGTACCGATAGCCATGCCGGGAATTGTGGCGGCGTTCTTCATGGCCTTCACACTTTCCATCGACGATTTTGTTATAACCTTCTTTGTGGCCGGACCTAACGCGACAACTCTGCCACTCCAGATATTCTCCATGATCAGGTTTGGCATCTCACCAGTAATAAACGCCATTTCGAGCTTGTTGCTCCTTGGAACGATTTTCATAAGCTTTTTGCTCAGGCGCTATGTGCGTTATATAATTTAA
- a CDS encoding purine-nucleoside phosphorylase — MDVRQYVERVKKATDYIKSKISEAPEVCIVLGSGLHGIADSVENPTKIPYKEIPEFPVSTAPGHKGELIFGKLNGKNVMLMNGRFHYYEGYHMKDVTFGVRVAQLLGVKYLFLTNAAGGLNPDYEVGRPMIIKDHINMMGDNPLIGPNIEEWGPRFPDMSNAYDKDLRELAKAVAKELGIDVYEGVYVAVAGPNFETPAELRMLRWMGADAVGMSTVPEVIAAAHAGIKVLAISAITDRAVPDDLKPLTAEEVLEVANRTGQLIAKILAEVVKRM; from the coding sequence ATGGACGTCAGGCAGTACGTAGAGCGTGTAAAGAAAGCAACGGACTACATCAAGAGTAAGATAAGCGAAGCTCCGGAGGTTTGTATCGTTTTGGGTTCGGGTTTGCACGGTATAGCTGATAGTGTCGAAAATCCAACAAAGATTCCATACAAAGAGATTCCGGAATTCCCTGTTTCAACTGCCCCAGGCCACAAAGGTGAGCTGATTTTCGGAAAGCTCAACGGAAAGAACGTTATGCTCATGAATGGTCGATTCCACTACTACGAGGGATACCACATGAAAGATGTTACTTTCGGTGTTCGCGTTGCACAGTTACTCGGGGTAAAATACCTGTTTCTCACGAACGCAGCCGGTGGACTAAACCCGGATTACGAGGTCGGACGGCCGATGATCATAAAAGACCATATAAACATGATGGGTGACAACCCATTGATAGGTCCGAACATTGAAGAATGGGGACCACGCTTCCCGGACATGTCAAACGCGTACGATAAGGATCTACGCGAGCTCGCTAAGGCTGTAGCGAAAGAGCTCGGAATCGACGTCTACGAAGGAGTTTACGTTGCCGTTGCGGGTCCGAACTTTGAAACCCCCGCTGAACTCAGGATGCTACGCTGGATGGGTGCGGATGCCGTGGGAATGTCAACGGTTCCGGAAGTTATAGCGGCCGCGCACGCTGGAATAAAGGTGTTGGCAATATCGGCCATCACCGACAGGGCAGTACCCGATGATCTCAAACCGCTCACCGCGGAAGAAGTACTCGAGGTTGCCAACCGGACAGGTCAGCTGATAGCGAAGATTCTGGCTGAAGTTGTAAAGAGAATGTAA
- the obgE gene encoding GTPase ObgE, which translates to MNPKVEFVDVVDIIVKAGDGGNGSVSFRREKYVPFGGPDGGDGGDGGFVFLVADPTLSTLYHLTEKKRYVAGNGENGRGKKQNGRNGDDLIIRVPVGTIVKDYHTGEFIADLDEPGKYCCVARGGKGGRGNTHFKSSTNQAPRFAEQGVKGEERHVLLELKLLADAGLIGYPNVGKSSIIARISNARPKIANYHFTTLVPNLGVVTIDNTPETSFVVADVPGLIKGASEGRGLGNVFLKHVERCSVIVHVLDIAGSEGRDPLQDYYDIRKELEFFNPELASKPEIVVGNKADLLSPEEVEKRTREIEKAIGKSVLPISAVIGTNLDKLKLAIWNVVRESKKLFVGTIDLKSVDFRKPEPVKLVLPDRVDIIVTKNEKGEFEVVSEYVKAYMGKYRKEAKLMLEDIIEILQKHGLEEKLKAAGAKDGDTVWIEGVEFIFKE; encoded by the coding sequence ATGAATCCGAAAGTGGAGTTTGTCGATGTGGTGGATATAATCGTCAAGGCCGGTGACGGCGGAAATGGCTCCGTGTCGTTCAGGCGCGAGAAATATGTCCCGTTCGGAGGACCAGATGGTGGGGACGGTGGAGATGGGGGTTTTGTCTTCCTCGTCGCCGATCCAACACTCTCGACGTTGTACCATTTGACCGAGAAGAAAAGGTACGTTGCTGGAAACGGAGAGAACGGACGCGGGAAGAAGCAGAACGGTAGAAATGGTGATGATTTGATCATACGGGTGCCGGTTGGAACGATTGTGAAAGATTACCACACTGGTGAGTTTATAGCCGATCTTGACGAGCCAGGTAAGTACTGTTGTGTTGCGCGTGGAGGTAAGGGCGGACGCGGGAATACGCATTTTAAATCTTCCACAAATCAGGCGCCGAGATTTGCCGAGCAAGGTGTCAAGGGTGAAGAAAGGCACGTACTTTTGGAACTTAAGTTGCTGGCCGATGCTGGGTTGATCGGCTATCCGAACGTTGGTAAGAGTTCCATCATCGCCCGCATAAGCAACGCGCGGCCGAAGATTGCAAATTACCACTTTACAACACTTGTGCCGAATCTCGGCGTGGTTACGATAGACAACACTCCGGAGACGTCTTTCGTTGTCGCTGACGTTCCCGGGTTAATCAAAGGCGCAAGTGAAGGACGTGGACTGGGAAACGTCTTTTTGAAACATGTGGAAAGATGTAGTGTAATCGTTCATGTTTTGGATATTGCCGGTAGCGAGGGAAGGGATCCACTACAGGACTATTACGATATAAGGAAGGAACTGGAATTCTTCAACCCCGAGCTGGCATCGAAGCCAGAAATCGTTGTTGGCAACAAAGCGGATCTTTTGAGCCCGGAAGAGGTTGAGAAGCGAACAAGGGAGATCGAAAAAGCGATCGGGAAATCTGTTCTACCGATATCTGCGGTAATCGGTACGAACCTAGACAAGTTGAAACTTGCGATTTGGAACGTTGTCAGGGAAAGTAAGAAGTTGTTTGTTGGGACGATTGACCTCAAGTCTGTGGACTTCAGAAAGCCTGAACCGGTGAAACTTGTACTGCCGGATAGGGTTGATATAATTGTTACGAAGAACGAGAAGGGTGAGTTCGAAGTGGTGAGCGAGTACGTAAAAGCGTACATGGGAAAGTACAGAAAGGAAGCCAAGCTTATGCTTGAGGATATTATCGAGATACTTCAAAAGCACGGACTCGAGGAAAAGTTGAAGGCGGCGGGTGCGAAAGATGGAGATACTGTCTGGATTGAAGGCGTTGAGTTCATTTTCAAGGAGTAA
- a CDS encoding methyl-accepting chemotaxis protein, whose translation MSIRTRLVILTVALVTVPVVLSIIFTVFNLSRESDRISKEVQKQLGDPKVLFKDFFEKFSSELDKHIKSYNEKLKSAVETQKVSVSKAFETIYISALKKEAIGVKNVVENLVKDRVGILENLSKVAAASKDVVNAADKKDLDVTMKRALLNPFVERGLFDYMGLWTLESTEPKLKIRPYVSVRDKYVVEYAYSMAAGVPAAIYKEPEFLGELGKRIEKILSSPAAYTEIFGYVGTSDIFIVVAQPVMHPQLGNTINGFIVTAGRVGNDFLDEIKRLTQSELTIYVNGKAYATTMISESGERRVGEPEPTEDERIFTISSAEYFAVKTPFTVAGEEIGRIEVSLPKEKVTAEIKIPEPEEFKLPEIQLPEVKVHVDLKLGRLVTINVIVGLVILVVALVVAVPLINRISSNISQTAHLIERISQGEILDVEHKAVGEFQRVVESLRKLSENLRSYAEDMRTSSGELMREVQVISNVNEEVGRATVAFSSFVRDYVGNVTEMKDKIKDLENVVDETSVSNAQLTKQLEQLLNDVEKTQAEILKNVVLIEEMSDAVNVNSEIFRKFNEAVKRTIDKFSAIKTAIAKIQNVAAQTNLLALNAAIEAARAGEAGRGFAVVADEVMKLSVEINKLAKELVKDVDTYTADLKELDTLYTKSEESFSKLQTTKAEFSTNYYSIIEQVQNVGSLSAQIGELLKMNEKAFAEIENILDEIVNSVENSSIKLGEFKDKFESLNAVFVEFAKITENLSKISEKMQMVASWFKG comes from the coding sequence ATGTCGATAAGGACTCGTCTTGTGATCCTTACCGTTGCGTTGGTAACGGTTCCAGTGGTACTTTCAATCATATTCACCGTTTTTAATCTCTCAAGGGAAAGTGACAGAATCTCCAAGGAAGTTCAAAAGCAACTTGGGGATCCGAAGGTTTTATTCAAGGACTTTTTCGAGAAATTCAGCTCAGAACTTGATAAACACATAAAATCCTATAACGAGAAATTAAAGAGTGCGGTTGAAACACAGAAAGTTTCCGTTAGCAAAGCGTTCGAAACAATATACATTTCAGCACTCAAAAAAGAAGCAATCGGTGTCAAGAACGTTGTGGAAAACCTTGTGAAAGATCGAGTGGGTATACTGGAGAATCTCTCAAAAGTTGCCGCCGCTTCAAAGGATGTTGTGAACGCGGCTGACAAGAAAGATCTGGACGTTACCATGAAACGTGCACTGCTGAATCCTTTCGTCGAAAGAGGACTCTTCGACTATATGGGTCTCTGGACCTTGGAGAGTACCGAGCCTAAGTTAAAGATACGTCCATACGTAAGTGTGCGTGATAAATACGTTGTGGAGTACGCTTATTCGATGGCTGCTGGGGTACCAGCTGCAATCTACAAAGAACCAGAATTCCTCGGTGAGCTCGGCAAACGTATCGAAAAAATTCTTTCGTCTCCCGCTGCGTACACCGAAATTTTTGGATACGTTGGTACTTCGGATATCTTCATCGTTGTTGCTCAACCGGTGATGCACCCGCAACTTGGTAACACCATAAACGGGTTCATTGTTACCGCTGGGCGTGTAGGTAACGATTTCTTGGACGAGATAAAACGGCTTACACAGTCAGAATTGACGATATACGTGAACGGTAAAGCGTACGCAACCACTATGATTTCGGAAAGTGGTGAGCGACGAGTAGGGGAACCTGAACCAACGGAAGACGAAAGGATCTTCACAATCTCTTCGGCGGAGTATTTTGCAGTAAAAACCCCATTCACCGTGGCTGGAGAGGAAATTGGACGCATCGAAGTTTCGTTGCCGAAAGAAAAAGTTACGGCCGAAATAAAAATACCGGAGCCGGAGGAGTTTAAACTTCCTGAAATCCAGTTACCAGAAGTCAAAGTTCATGTGGACCTCAAACTCGGTAGACTGGTCACGATCAACGTTATAGTTGGTTTGGTAATACTGGTTGTAGCGTTGGTAGTTGCCGTGCCGCTCATAAATAGGATTTCATCAAACATTTCTCAAACGGCTCACCTCATCGAACGTATTTCACAAGGTGAGATTCTGGATGTCGAGCATAAAGCTGTTGGTGAGTTCCAGCGTGTCGTTGAATCACTGAGGAAGCTCTCGGAGAATCTCAGGAGTTATGCTGAGGATATGCGCACAAGTTCGGGAGAACTAATGCGCGAAGTTCAGGTCATTTCGAACGTTAACGAGGAAGTTGGTAGGGCAACCGTCGCATTCTCGAGTTTTGTGCGCGATTACGTAGGCAACGTGACGGAGATGAAAGATAAGATAAAGGACCTGGAAAACGTGGTGGATGAGACATCCGTTTCAAACGCTCAGTTGACTAAACAACTTGAACAACTCTTGAATGACGTGGAAAAAACTCAAGCCGAGATTCTGAAAAACGTCGTTCTAATCGAGGAGATGAGCGATGCGGTTAACGTGAACTCCGAAATATTTAGGAAGTTCAATGAGGCGGTGAAGAGAACAATTGATAAATTCTCCGCCATCAAAACGGCTATTGCAAAGATACAAAATGTTGCAGCGCAAACGAACTTACTTGCTCTCAACGCGGCCATTGAGGCAGCACGTGCAGGTGAGGCTGGTAGAGGATTTGCTGTAGTTGCAGATGAGGTAATGAAGTTGTCCGTTGAGATCAACAAGCTTGCTAAGGAGCTTGTAAAAGATGTGGATACTTACACGGCGGACTTAAAAGAACTTGACACACTTTACACTAAGTCCGAGGAGAGTTTTTCCAAACTTCAGACAACGAAAGCGGAGTTTTCGACAAATTACTACTCAATCATCGAACAGGTTCAAAACGTGGGAAGCCTCAGTGCTCAAATCGGTGAGCTGTTGAAGATGAACGAGAAGGCGTTCGCGGAAATAGAAAACATCCTCGATGAAATAGTAAATTCCGTTGAGAATTCGAGTATCAAACTTGGAGAGTTCAAGGATAAATTTGAATCCCTGAACGCTGTGTTCGTTGAGTTTGCGAAAATCACGGAGAATCTGTCCAAGATATCCGAAAAGATGCAAATGGTTGCCAGTTGGTTCAAGGGCTAA